GCTGGGCAGCCTGCAGGCTCTGGCCGAAGCCGGCGACAACGCCCTGCTCAGAACCCTGCTGCGCCAGCTTGACCGTTTCGACCATGCCGGCGCGCTGGCAACGGTGGCACGGCTGACCGGCGAGTGAGCAGAGCGGTGCATGCCATGAAGGTTTCCGTCATCATACCGGTCCTGTTCGAAGCGGAGCGGATCAACGACGCCGTGGAACAGGTTCGCCGCTACGCCGACGATACCGAAATCATTGTGGTAGACGGCGATCCCGCCGGCTCCACCCTGTCAGCCACCGCCGATACCCGGATCGTCCACCTGATCGCCCCTCCGGGACGGGGCAGCCAGCTGGCTGCCGGCGTCCGTGCCGCACACGGCGACCTGCTGCTCCTCCTCCATGCCGACACCCTGCTGCCTGCCGACGCCTTTGCCTCCCTGCGACGAGCAGCTGCTGCGGGAGCAGACTGGGGCTCTTTCCGGCTGGGAATCGACGCCATCGGAGCCGGCTGGCGCCTGATGGAACGGATTATCGACCTGCGCTGCCGCCTCTTCTCCCTCCCCTACGGCGATCAGGCGATTTTTCTCACCCGCGATGCCATCGAGCGGATCGGCGGTATTCCTGAAATTCCTCTCATGGAGGACGTGGCGCTGGTGCGCAGCCTGAAATGCTGCCGACTGCGCGGCATCCTGCTGCCGGAACGGGTCCGCACCTCACCGCGACGCTGGCAGCGGGACGGCATTGTCCGGCGCAGCCTGAAGAACTGGTGGCTGCTCCTGCGTTACCTGGCCGGCACTCCGCCGGAACGGCTGGCACGGGAATACTGATGGAGACAGCCGGCAGCTGCATTGCCCTCTTCGTCAAACCGCCGCTGCCGGGCCGGGTGAAGACCCGCCTTGCCCGCAGCATCGGTCACCCTGCCGCCTGCCGGCTGTACGAGATGCTGGTGCGCCGGACCATCGCCCACTGTCGTGCCTCGGGCCTGTCGCTCGTGATCTGCCATGACGGCGACGATCCCGCGTTGCTGCCCGCCTTCTGGCTGAAGCGGGCATCGACCTGCCTGCCGCAGCGGGGCGCCGACCTGGGGGAACGGATGGCCGACGCCTTCACCCGCCTCTTCGCGGCCGGCGCACAGCGGGTCATCCTGATCGGCAGCGACATCCCGGGGTTGGATGCCGACTACCTGCGCCAGGCCGACCGCCTGCTCGCTCACCACGGCTTGGTGATCGGGCCGGCCCTGGATGGCGGTTACTGCCTGATCGCCCTGCAGGCTGCGGCCTTCAGCCCGGAGCTGTTCCGCGGCATCCCCTGGAGCGGCGAACGGGTACTGGAACTGACCCTGGCCGCCGCCCGTACCGTCGGTCTTTCGCCGGTGATGCTTGCTCCCCTGCGGGACCTGGACACTATTGACGACTTGCAGGCCCTGCGGGCTGCGGGACTGCTGCCGGAGGAGGAAACCATGGACACGATCTCGTGCAGTGATCGCGAATGGCGGGAACGACTCACCCCCACCCAGTACCGGATCACCCGGCTGGCCGGCACCGAGCCCCCTTTTGTCAACCCCTACTGGAACAACCATGCAGCCGGTCTCTACCGTTGCGTCTGCTGCGCGCTTCCCCTCTTCCGCTCCGACGACAAATACGATTCCGGCAGCGGCTGGCCCAGCTTCTTTCAGCCGGTGGACCCGGCCCACTTCGTCACCGACGAGGATCGCTCCCTGGGAATGGTGCGCACCGAACTGCGCTGCGCCCGGTGCGACGCCCACCTGGGACATCTCTTCCCCGACGGCCCTCCCCCCACGGGGCAGCGTTACTGCATCAACTCCGCAGCCCTGGAATTTATCCCGGACCCCTGATTTTTGACTCCGGTCAAAGTATACCGGCCGGTTGAAGGCTATGCTCGGCGCAGTTCACCGGAGGTAACCATTCCATGCGCCGCCTGTTGTTCCCCCTGTTGCTTGTACTTACCGTTGTCCCGGCTACGGCAACCGCCTTTGAATGCACCGTCTGCCACAGCAAAAACCCCGCCATGGTGAAAATGCACGCTGCCGCGCGGGGACAGGGCTGCTTCGGCTGCCACCGGGTGGGAGAACGGCTGATGGGCAAGAAACAGCCCAAGGACCGGGAAAGCCTGCTGGCCCGCCGCCAGATCGATACCACCTGCCTGCCGTGCCATGGGACGCCCCCGGCACGCTGACCCACCCCCTCATCATCGTACAGGCCCGCCATGAGTGGTCTTTGTAGTGCCTGACCGGACCGCGCCGCCGGTCACCCCCACAACCAAAAGACCATTGCTGTCTTTTTTGACCGCCATCATCCATTTTTCTCTCCCGCTCCCTTACCCTGAGATCATCACAGAGCACGGGAGGCAATCATGCACCTGATCAACGGTTTGGGAGAATGGGCAATACAGGATGTTCTGAAGAAACACCCCGGTGTGGGACCGATTCTGGAGCAGGCCGGCATCGGCTGCGTCACCTGCTCGGTGGGGATCTGCCTGCTCAAGGACGTGGTGTCGATCCACGCCCTGCCGGCGGAGGAGGAAGCGCGTCTTGAACGGGAAATCAACGACCATCTGGCCGGAAGGGAGGAATAACTCATGAAGACCGACATTACCC
The window above is part of the Trichlorobacter ammonificans genome. Proteins encoded here:
- a CDS encoding TIGR04283 family arsenosugar biosynthesis glycosyltransferase is translated as MKVSVIIPVLFEAERINDAVEQVRRYADDTEIIVVDGDPAGSTLSATADTRIVHLIAPPGRGSQLAAGVRAAHGDLLLLLHADTLLPADAFASLRRAAAAGADWGSFRLGIDAIGAGWRLMERIIDLRCRLFSLPYGDQAIFLTRDAIERIGGIPEIPLMEDVALVRSLKCCRLRGILLPERVRTSPRRWQRDGIVRRSLKNWWLLLRYLAGTPPERLAREY
- a CDS encoding cytochrome c3 family protein encodes the protein MRRLLFPLLLVLTVVPATATAFECTVCHSKNPAMVKMHAAARGQGCFGCHRVGERLMGKKQPKDRESLLARRQIDTTCLPCHGTPPAR
- a CDS encoding TIGR04282 family arsenosugar biosynthesis glycosyltransferase, which translates into the protein METAGSCIALFVKPPLPGRVKTRLARSIGHPAACRLYEMLVRRTIAHCRASGLSLVICHDGDDPALLPAFWLKRASTCLPQRGADLGERMADAFTRLFAAGAQRVILIGSDIPGLDADYLRQADRLLAHHGLVIGPALDGGYCLIALQAAAFSPELFRGIPWSGERVLELTLAAARTVGLSPVMLAPLRDLDTIDDLQALRAAGLLPEEETMDTISCSDREWRERLTPTQYRITRLAGTEPPFVNPYWNNHAAGLYRCVCCALPLFRSDDKYDSGSGWPSFFQPVDPAHFVTDEDRSLGMVRTELRCARCDAHLGHLFPDGPPPTGQRYCINSAALEFIPDP